ATAGGGACTGACGCCTGCGCTATGAAAATTATAGAAAACCCGCGGCAGTTTGATGTTATCCTCGCGGGCAATATTTTTGGCGATATCCTCAGCGATCTCTCATCTGTACTCGCGGGGTCGATCGGCATGATGCCTTCTGCTAGTATT
The DNA window shown above is from Acetomicrobium sp. S15 = DSM 107314 and carries:
- a CDS encoding isocitrate/isopropylmalate family dehydrogenase, translated to MKIIENPRQFDVILAGNIFGDILSDLSSVLAGSIGMMPSASI